Proteins encoded by one window of Xenopus tropicalis strain Nigerian chromosome 6, UCB_Xtro_10.0, whole genome shotgun sequence:
- the sall3 gene encoding sal-like protein 3 isoform X7, with product MEGDWERLPDTSLLRETAHTHTGGEQAPPMNVSAIPAGELLPASTKAAAAAAAAEGPDDCDSGNESRSGSEETNVCEKCCAEFFKWTDFLNHKKTCTKNPLVLIVSDDVAAAPVPEEVPEPSPASSPSNHTESETAEENIQVENNDTCDIKDTEREEEPMEVEITEEKNYPSQEASDSATPLPQISEPSSMTNYNMPNTNVTLETLQSTKVAVAQFSQNARCVGGTNVATAATAMAIPMILEQLMALQQQQIHQLQLIEQIRSQVALMNRQPLRPPLNPTVPAQNVPIPASNQLQGFAAHSTLQLTSVVPPALSGPATSVQPPSFENPQHMSQPPSGASTPNIPCVVSSAPTESTTSLSTISKATSAAPCSLSNSTSNPTHPQSSSTPPSVGHGNILNSSSSLPSPLLPQSSSNSVIFPNPLVSIAATANALDPLSALMKHRKGKPPNVSVFETKTTSDDPFFKHKCRFCAKVFGSDSALQIHLRSHTGERPFKCNICGNRFSTKGNLKVHFQRHKEKYPHIQMNPYPVPEYLDNVPTSSGIPYGMSLPPEKPVTTWLDSKPVLPTITTSIGLQLPPTIPGVNNYSDSPSITPSNRSPQRPSPASSECNSLSPNIHNSEPCIQASSESPQPAQAGILTPKQEPIAQPSSTRVGEQPVNVQIPSPVTTSAPTVTDSSVSTTLPNSVLPPMSDQFKAKFPFGGLLESMQTSETSKLQQLVENIDKKMTDPNQCVICHRVLSCQSALKMHYRTHTGERPFKCKICGRAFTTKGNLKTHFGVHRAKPPLRVQHSCPICQKKFTNAVVLQQHIRMHMGGQIPNTPLPEGFQDAMDSELSYDDKNLETMSNYDDDFDDNSLDDDLDLKDTESDSSKPLIPYSGSSPASPPTVISSIAALENQMKMIDSVMTAQQFIGLKNIENGSGESDHLSNDSSSAVGDLESQSAGSPAMSESSSSMQVLSPAHSHSESIRSKSPVITSQEEPPLIQLKTEKPDSPITTPENEGALDLTSTNPGRPLIKEEAPYSLLFLSRERGSHGDTHVE from the exons ATGGAGGGAGATTGGGAAAGGCTTCCGGACACATCTCTGCTGAGGGAGACAGCACACACGCACACAGGAGGAGAACAGGCACCACCAATGAATGTCTCAGCCATCCCCGCCGGGGAGCTACTCCCAGCTTCAACCAAAG cagcagcagcagcagccgccgCGGAAGGACCAGATGATTGTGACAGTGGGAATGAAAGTCGAAGTGGAAGTGAAGAAACTAACGTTTGTGAAAAATGCTGTGCTGAATTCTTCAAATGGACTGATTTTTTAAATCATAAGAAGACATGCACTAAAAACCCTCTTGTGCTGATTGTGAGTGATGATGTAGCAGCAGCACCAGTACCAGAAGAGGTTCCAGAACCCTCTCCTGCAAGTTCTCCTAGTAATCACACAGAAAGTGAGACTGCAGAGGAAAATATCCAGGTAGAAAATAATGACACCTGTGACATAAAAGACACTGAAAGGGAAGAGGAACCCATGGAGGTTGAAATCACAGAAGAAAAAAACTACCCAAGTCAAGAAGCCTCAGACTCTGCTACTCCTCTACCTCAGATTTCTGAACCATCTTCCATGACTAATTATAACATGCCAAACACTAATGTTACCTTAGAGACTCTGCAAAGTACTAAGGTGGCAGTTGCACAATTTTCACAAAATGCACGGTGTGTGGGGGGTACGAATGTTGCAACTGCGGCAACTGCAATGGCAATTCCAATGATTTTAGAACAGTTGATGGCACTACAGCAGCAACAAATTCACCAGCTGCAGCTCATTGAACAGATACGTAGTCAAGTTGCACTGATGAACCGGCAGCCATTGCGCCCTCCCTTAAATCCCACAGTTCCAGCCCAAAATGTTCCAATTCCTGCTTCAAATCAGTTGCAGGGTTTTGCTGCACACTCAACCCTCCAGTTAACATCAGTAGTCCCTCCCGCTCTTTCAGGACCAGCAACTAGCGTTCAGCCCCCTTCTTTTGAAAATCCTCAGCATATGTCACAGCCTCCATCTGGGGCAAGTACCCCAAATATACCATGTGTTGTATCATCTGCTCCAACAGAATCCACCACATCATTATCAACAATTAGTAAAGCAACTTCAGCAGCTCCTTGTTCTTTGTCTAATTCTACAAGTAATCCAACCCATCCACAGAGCTCCTCAACACCCCCATCTGTAGGACATGGAAATATCCTCAATTCATCTTCCAGTTTGCCAAGTCCGCTTCTACCTCAGAGTTCATCAAATAGCGTGATCTTCCCCAACCCACTTGTCAGCATTGCTGCAACAGCTAATGCTTTAGACCCCCTCTCTGCACTTATGAAGCACCGTAAGGGAAAGCCACCAAATGTGTCAGTATTTGAGACCAAGACAACCTCTGATGATCCATTCTTTAAACATAAATGCAGGTTTTGTGCCAAGGTCTTTGGAAGTGATAGTGCATTACAAATTCATTTACGTTCTCACACAGGAGAAAGAccatttaaatgtaatatatgtGGAAATCGTTTTTCCACAAAAGGAAACCTAAAGGTTCATTTTCAAAGACACAAAGAAAAATATCCCCACATTCAGATGAACCCATACCCTGTTCCAGAATACCTCGACAATGTCCCCACTAGCTCTGGAATTCCATATGGAATGTCTCTTCCTCCTGAGAAACCAGTTACTACATGGTTAGATAGTAAGCCTGTGTTACCGACTATTACAACTTCAATTGGATTGCAGCTTCCTCCCACAATACCTGGTGTAAATAACTATAGTGATTCTCCAAGCATTACACCAAGTAACAGATCCCCCCAAAGGCCATCTCCTGCTTCTAGTGAATGCAACTCATTATCTCCTAACATACATAATTCTGAACCCTGCATACAAGCATCTTCAGAATCTCCACAACCAGCACAGGCAGGAATTCTTACTCCTAAACAAGAACCTATTGCTCAGCCTTCTTCCACAAGAGTAGGTGAACAACCTGTAAATGTACAGATACCTTCACCTGTCACCACATCAGCTCCTACTGTTACAGATTCCAGTGTTTCAACAACCCTCCCAAACTCTGTGCTTCCTCCCATGTCTGACCAGTTCAAGGCTAAGTTTCCATTTGGTGGTCTCCTGGAATCTATGCAAACATCAGAAACCTCAAAATTGCAGCAATTAGTTGAAAACATTGATAAAAAGATGACAGATCCAAATCAGTGTGTCATTTGTCACAGAGTACTTAGCTGTCAGAGTGCTCTCAAGATGCATTACAGAACACATACTGGAGAAAGGccatttaaatgcaaaatttgCGGACGGGCCTTTACTACTAAAGGCAATTTGAAAACACATTTTGGTGTTCATAGGGCAAAGCCTCCACTAAGGGTTCAGCATTCATGTCCCATTTGTCAGAAAAAATTTACGAACGCTGTTGTTCTGCAACAGCATATTCGTATGCATATGGGTGGGCAGATTCCAAACACCCCATTACCAGAGGGCTTCCAAGATGCAATGGACTCTGAACTTTCTTATGATGACAAGAATCTTGAAACAATGAGCAACTATGATGATGATTTTGATGACAATTCATTAGACGATGATCTTGATTTAAAAGACACCGAAAGTGACTCTTCAAAACCACTCATACCATACTCTGGATCATCACCTGCTTCACCTCCTACTGTCATTTCCAGTATTGCTGCTTTAGAAAATCAGATGAAAATGATTGACTCTGTTATGACTGCCCAGCAGTTTATTGGTTTAAAAAACATAGAGAATGGATCTGGTGAAAGTGATCATTTAAGCAATGATTCATCTTCTGCTGTTGGGGACTTAGAAAGCCAGAGTGCAGGCAGTCCAGCAATGTCTGAATCTTCTTCATCAATGCAGGTTTTGTCTCCAGCGCATAGTCACAGTGAAAGCATTAGATCAAAATCTCCAGTTATAACTAGTCAAGAAGAGCCACCACTAATACAGCTCAAAACAGAAAAGCCTGACAGCCCTATAACCACTCCTGAAAATGAAGGTGCACTGGATCTGACATCCACTAATCCTGGGAGGCCACTCATCAAAGAAGAGGCTCCTTATAGTCTTCTGTTCCTGAGCAGAGAACGTG